The Gossypium hirsutum isolate 1008001.06 chromosome D06, Gossypium_hirsutum_v2.1, whole genome shotgun sequence genome contains the following window.
CTTCACTATCCAAAAAAGATAAAtctatcatatcattttattgtGTATGAAATTTATGGTTTTCATTGGTGCAAATCCTATCTTGAAATGAGAAAAAATTACCCATTAGTAGCAAGTGCTTATCCATGAAGCGGGGAAAAtcttatttaaaaagaaaaaaaaaattatgcttttACTCTTGCAAAGAATGGAGTAACAAGGTCAACTGCCCAATTAATCCTTATCATTGCATACTGTTACTATATAAGATAAATCTCGTTGTAAAAGATCTATTACTTGAAAATTTATTTGTAGAGTTGAAGAATGTGAACAGCACAAGTTATCAATAAAATGAAGGAATGAGTgtcatatttcattcatatagattatgcatgttaaatttgacataaatttaaaatttctaacttttttttatataaaaaactttcaactgttcaataaatattaataatacagTATCTTAGATCGATATGTTAGTGATATCAGAttagttcaaaattttacatgcatTATAAGTACAATTATATTCGTTGTAAATTCAAtagttgaattgttaaaatataaatCACAACAAAATATACAGAAGGGCGTAAaactacttttatataaaaaatataagacaATAAAAATTTTTCACCATGAAAGTGGATATCTcctctttttttatattaaaaatataaagtaactaattttttttaatacaaattctACAGCTAACATAACTTCTACCTAACTCTTAAATTACAGGTTAATCGCACTTCAAACTCCAATTCATATCTTTTTGCATTAGTAATAATATTGATGCCAATAGAACTAGGACTCGATTATGCAACCAACTTTTGGTACTTATAATCTTTAAcacaatttagtacctaaaataCACTTACTTCCCAATTTGATGACTAAAATATACCTCcgttatatattttagtttatttttaatagtaataataaaagtgGCGGCTCCACAtgggtttttttttaagtaaGTATTTTGTTTTAGAAAATGTATACAAACATTAGAAACTACATAAAAATTCAGAACAACATATTATAATCTAGAAAAAcaaatactatataaaaattacaaaaaaatatgataaataaaaagaagtgaattgaaattaaaaatattattatagaaaaatgtaaaagaacttgtaaaatataaaaaaatgtaaaaaaatatttaatattttttaaaaaatataataatttgtaaaaagttatttaaaaattttcaattttatttaaaatataaaaaagaaattataaaaaatataaactcttaatatttatatatatgaaaaaattaaacatataaaatattcaaaaaaataatctaaaatctaaatttttttcttcctctattgATTCTAAATGTTTTCTTTAAAGCTGAGATTGTTTTAATAATcagtaaatattttatatttttataaaaaaatgctacataatatatatatttcctttcATAAAGGTTGTTAACTATAAAGGCTTTCACTTGCTTATCAATTAGTTTAATGTGTAAGGCATTTTCAAatgattaataatatatttttcttaattaattgtGTAATTATCTGCCTTTTTATTTGATTAGTGGTTCTAATTACTCTAATATCATATGCAAATTTATCTAATTGCTCTATCATTCCGTATTTGTTAAATTATTCCCtctttaacatttaacatataatatttattatcattTGTTGGTCTTTAACCGAGTTTTTAATCATTTGAATTTGaatcaaaataatgaaaatattgttCTTTGATTTACTATTTAAAGTATGGGTAATTCGAATTCCACCTATAGATGAAATTATGAAGTATGCAACATGATAGTAATTGGGGTGTTTCAATTACACTCAATTCAATAGgaaatcattttttttagaaTAGCAAAGGTCCATTCAACTACATCTCAAAGACTTGAATgtcccaaattaaaaatttcaagagCCGTTTTTGGTACTTGTGTCTAACTTCATTTTTTCAAATAATATCCTATCCCACAACATGGTGCAAAAGAATTTGTATTAGCAAAACTAGCATCTATCACATAATATTTTTGGTTCACAACGCTAATAATCtgtaacttaattataaaattttatataaacataATTTAGAGAAAAATACTAGACtataatcttttttttataatacgtaaatacaataaaaaataaaataaagtttataatatatataacctttataaaataGGTTTTATAAATTATCCGATAACTTCcataacacttcttataaataattacaatttttttgtaTAACTCcttaaagttattttttataaataggtaaaaagttataatatttttttaataaataaataaaatatatggtacAAACACGTATATAAGTTATGTCCGTACTTTTTTTGTCAgaactttttataaataagtccATTATAACacgtaaaagaaaatataatatatatattgaccataactttagaatttttttaagatttaaataatataaatttttgttataaatttataaaatacacataagttatttttataatatatttttaaagatttataatataattaaaaaaaatttataacgaCCCGAAAGTCAGGGGTGTTAGGGAACGTACTTTCGGAACTCCATTTTCATAAATCGggtgtataaattttttttattaaataatcatAGAGTTGTCCTAGGGAATTGAATGATAgatagttaaataattttaattattagtgtttaaattaagtacaaggactaaaataAGTATGTGGTAAAAGTAGTAgttaatatcaaattaaattgtgaaagtaGTGTAAGGGGCTTATTAAACAAATATGCCATTAGTGTTATAAGtaatgaaatatgatatttataaatatgttagttaattaatgaaataataaaatgaaaagggaaatgtaataataatgtaaatataaaatgacgaaataaaaataaaagaaacaaaaggaaagtgggaaatagaaagaaaaagctATTCTCTGTCTCCTCTTGCATGTCTAATTGTTGAAGGTTAAGGGGAAACTTTCGGCCATTTCTTTtcgttcaaaattttaaatttagtgaaGTTTGTAAAAGTtgtcattgtacagaatttgagTTCTTGGTGTTATTATGTTAGATATTAAATTTGGTAGATAAATAGAAATTACtgaaacatttttaaatatttatagtattttaataactataaatgaatgggtgtaattaatcaaaagttatattatttgattttttgaaaaagaattataactatttaaataatattatttgaatagttatagtattaaatgaataattatgtatttattttaaagacattattattcagaaagacacctattgaaatatgtatctatgaagagacatgaaaattcctataaataggaatgagatttcatttggaaatcataccaacaaattttaatattatttcttccCTTCTtacattttctaatattattggattattttataaaatattactgcagaaatcctttgtagaaattcagtttcttgttatacattgctcagtgtATAGTGGattattctcgtcagtgcaaaacgcaaatagtcattggcttcattgtattcTCGAGGTTAATTTTCTTGGAACCATatcaatttattacaattttagTTTGTATTTTGTATAGGCAAACAATTATATGaatctaatatgaaaataaacgGCTGCATTTATTTCTTTAACGGTAAGctacaccattagtcactaaactatgggtaagttttcgttttagttatttaactaaaaaagttacaatttggtcactgaactatttgaaagttttcatttaagtgaCCGAACTATTCAAAGTTGTTATTTTAGTCAATGggtttttaagtttttttctaaaaaaagtttCACTAGCGAGCTCCAAGCGATAATTCGATGATCAGTACGGTGCATTAGTACCCATGGGCGAGTCAAAGAACATACAttaaatccaagtcgatctaACAGTCAGTGTCAAAGGTCGGAGAAAAAAGCTCTTTGAATTTTGAACCGCAGACTTATGGCattcaaagttatttcatgaaaaaaaaaactaaattgtagaagagaaggggGAAAAGAGCTTTCAATCTGTACAGATAATGCGAACAAATAATGTATAAGTGGGTTTAAAGTATGACAAGTGTTTTATAAGGtgaagtaaaatatatatatataaatgtgacacttattaattacacatttaatATGCTCATGAAGTTTAAAAAACTCTATACACAAagaatgtatcaaataattaccttttatttatatatttaatgttttattaaaccCATTTGAGGAATTAAAAAACTCTACCAACAATTACTTTTATAATTGGGTAAATGGTAACAGGGGTGAAGTCAGAAATTTTTGtaagggtcgaaattaaattatatatttttataatagtaaaaatataatttcaccattttaatagtttatatctctataattttttaaaagattaaatcaaaaatttaacattttgggggctaaagtgtaattttatcattactaatttaaaattttataaattattaaaaattaaataaaaaaattattttagagggATCGAAACCCCTACCACCCGACTCCGCCCctgaatattaaaatttaaatccgtaaatatgAGCCGTTAAAATATGAACTTGATTAAGCCTCAACAAAGATTACAAACATTTAGATCCAACTTCTATCATAAGAAAGAGTACATAAATCAACCCATATTCctctaaattttaatttgtttatacaCTCATGATACCATATGCTTCATTATAATAGCTACGAAATAATGTCCCTTTATTTTAGGAGAAACTACCTTATTTATGATggattttctattttaaaaatgtagttgatgattttttttaaataaacaatttatgaGTGGGATTAGAAATAATTTAGGGTTCTTTTGGATGGGCGTTTATTTTCAGTGCCATacgtttaattttttatttgtctcacactatagtatctaatctcactgccGCCTCCGTAGATAAATGCGTCACCCCATCAAAAAAATGCcttaaattatacttaaaaataaagaaagaaaagcatGTGTAAGACATTATCCCAAAAAAACAaacttatatttaatttaatcatatcttCTTAGCATAGCTTTTAAAGATGTTTTGTGAATATGGATTAcgaagaacaaaaaaagaaattaattaacaaagaaaataaataattgaagAAATTAAGTGGCATGAAACGAAAAAGGGTGAAGGAGATAAGAGAAtaataagagagagagagagtcaaCGGAGCATGTGGCATTAAGCcaatgattttctttttaatttccttttctttcaatATGATCGGTATATTAGTCCGATTAAAGGGTTGAATCGATTTTATATACGAATAGTttaaaatcgattgaattaaattaaattaaaaattagtaaTTCGATCAATTTGATCACCGATCCGATTCTTTTTTAGACAATAATGAAAGTGGTAGAAAGGGGACATTGGGACAAAACCCAATTCAGTTCCAACCATGTTCATTTTTCTCTTCAACCAAAAACCATTATTGGGCATGCATTATACACTGATCAGTACCGGCAGCCATATCTTTTGACAACTCACTTgcttatttttatgtatatatcggCCTTGGTGTGCTAGAGAAATGGTACATGCTGAGCATAGGTTGTAACTGAGTtaatttatttgggttttttataCATAAAATGTGTTATTTCGAgtttaatatttgaaattttatttggatagaataaaaattgaattattaaaatccaTTGAATTAAGTTGGATCATATtggtttatttaataaaaaataagtttaattcTATGCTCgattttaaatttgagtttaaattcgattctattaaaattaaaattctttttaccaaattcaaataatttgtgagcatggttttagaaaatattttctttagCTTATGCCAAATTTGAAGATTCCCCATCCAATAAATTAGGAAATCATTTCCTTCAAACTAAAAAATCAAGCATACGAGTAAGAGAATGAATGAGTggtaaaaaaaagtgaaagtaaaTATTTTCTCCACCATTCAAATTTTAAAGTCGTCATTGTTGAGAGAGGTTTTACTTGAATACTACTTGAAATACctgaataaaattaatttcaatcCGTAAAACAGATGAAGACACCTGTAATTAGGTTCCAATTGACACCACGAACACTAGATGAGAGCTTAATTGGTCCACAAAACATTCCATTTTGTTGGAGAAGGAAATCATGCAAATATGGGGAGATTTAATACTAGAGTTGTTAAATTGGATTAAGAGCAAGTTGTTATGAATGTTATTTAGGGACTCCTACTTCATGATCAAATCATCTAAATCTCCtttatttatagattttgtttcATGCTTCAAAGTGATTCATATTGATTTGCTTTAGATTTACAGTTATTTTATATTCCAAATATAACATTTTGATGGATGTATACAAGATCATAAgtatataaaatgaaattttaatatatatatatatatatatatatgaagatgTGTTGACGAAGCTTTTAGGAATTTCGCTATTTTCCTTGACAATTTATCTATCAAATATCGCATAAGAAATTAAGATATAATTGCACTCTACTAGTCAAACACATCTCGAGAAACCAGAAAATTCTTTTAGAGGGagacaaaattaaattgcaattttTAATAGCCTAcatctttataacttttaaaggattaaatcgaattttatcattttaagggggtcaaagtacaattttacctttactaatttaaaatttaaaaatttctaaatggcctaaatggataattttctattttaggggacACCAGAGCCCTGCCAACCCCCTTAAATACACCATTGCTcgagaattaaatttttttataattacaaaaaagCACAATTACTATATTTATAATTACTACAAATATACcccataataatttaatttaagccttttttttacatattttttagttttaacccctaaaattttataattttatttcgacTGTACTTTACCTCtaggtttatatttaattaatggaGTTTACACCCATGCAGTCCACATGGTTTATAGTAGAAATTATAGAACACTAATCATTGCAAATTATTGTTttctattaataattaataataaaaaattgtgaataaataaaatcaaaagctcAAACATtccaaacaaaataatatatgacTGAAATGTGGGAAGTACGTTGTTCCACGTTTTATCAAAGACAAGAAAAGCACATGGACATGTTGTGTCTTAAGCAATATATAGATGTTACATACGTTGTATTGTACCAAATAATTTAGTACCTTTCTCAAAAAGTTTTCAAACAGTGGACAACGgagcaaaataaagagaaaattagCGCATGGTATTTGTTAATGTAGTTCTAAATTACTATTTTTACTCTGCGGAATCTTGCTTAAAGAATAATTCTTATTCAATGAGCTAATGGAATTATTTATTTGACTAAACTTAATCTACCCTTTACAGTAATAGATAATTGCAACCCCAACAATAATTCTAATTGTTACAAACCGCTCCCCACAAAATATACAAGCAATGTATCTTTCTCTAATAAACGTATAAAGAGTGTCGAATAAACAGAAGTAGAGATATTACAATAACATACTCAAAAGATACTCTAAAAGACAATACGAGAAAGTTGATTAGTAGCAAATTTATAAGCTAATACAAGATCTCTTCAGCAACATTTAGATATGCTTGAAATGctcattaaaatattcaaaagtaAGTTTTAGGCAACTTCAAATACTTCGATCAAAATTTAGATAGTCCTTAAAAAATGCAAACTCTTATCTTTTAAAAAGTCATTCGATTGAACCAGAAATCTTGGCATGGGTCTGTAACTAGCGTCGCGAATTACAATCCCATTTGTTGCATAAAACCTTTTTATACAGggcccaaataaaaataaacaccgTCAAATATGTCAACACAAAATCTTTAGTTTACAGGTATATCTTGACCCCTTATCAATACTCTAGTATTGTGGAATTATAGTCAATTGAATCCTAGTTCAATTAGCATTAGTATTATTGTATAAGAGCACGTtggttcgagtgcgttgaagcgcattaccatcctatttatgggttgaagcTATGAGTAATTCTAAACATTTTTATCTTAAAAAAGAGTAAATATGTTCAGAACCTACATTTAGTGATAATTATGAACGTAACTAGGCGGCTAACATGGCCACGACcccttaaaataattaatattcatgcacagtaaacataaatataaaaaaaactttaattataaaataaagataacaagTTAGTAAACATCATAAATGCGACTACACGTAATCTTTCTTTATCATCTCTCTCGTCCCAGACTTCTCCTTCTTCATTTATGGTAAAGGCCAACTTTGTGTGATACAACCATTGCTCCTTAATTAActcacatgaattttgtctctcCTTGAGTTTTCATGCTAATGGCCAAATACCCTTTGCCTCAAATCTCAAATGTTTAAATATCCTCCCAACCCCTCTATTTTTTAGGTCTTTCAAATTTAGTTCCCATGTTTTCATTCCCAtaaatttaatctctctatttgtcTGATTTAAAAACTAGGGTCTAATCGATaacataattaataaattttcattaaaattgaatatatgatattttaatgtttaaagttctgatttaaaagtttaaaagtcCAAAGAGTGCAAGGACTTGAGAGATAATTAGACTATTATAAAATGCTACATGTTATCACCTCAAAAGATAAGCTCCATTTTTTATTGTCTTTTTATATAAATTCAGcattaatttaaataaagaaGTAAACGTGTTTTGtacccaaaaaacaaaaaaaaaatgtctcTTCTACTAACTAAAGACAATATTGGTTAATCTCTTTTTATAGTATGAAATGTGCCCCTTGGTTACAACATAGAGGGAGCAGCTTaagtataatataatataaattagcACTTCCCTTTTAATCAATTAGgatgcatttaaaaaaaaagagtagttGGGGTTTATAAAATTGAAGTCTATAAATTTAGGGTTTTATCATATAATTAATTCATGTAATAacttttaagagatatttaatttttttgtaagtaTATTTGATAAGTTGATgatatctgttctttttgacacaatattaGAACTACATATAATCTCTCTCCAGcacataaataggaggataatacattTTATCGGACTCAAAATCACGTCATCTTGTGTTAGAAATAATGCCAGTACCAATCGAGCTATGATGCAATATATGGTAAAAGTATACTTGATTTTGAATGTAACATTAGAATGATGCAATATCTTTtatgtaaaatgataaatttatgcaATTATGATGACAAAAATACTTTTGTATTTAGTGAATATTCAAAGGGGGTGaacaataaatatttaataagaaCATTGAATTCCACAAACcccaaaatttaatacgacatGATAGGGCCTACCAACCCCATTTCTTTTCCATCTTCCCCCTTCTTACCGTCTCACCTCTTGTTTTAAATACCATTGTTTCAACTCCCCTCTGCTCCCATATTTATTATCCCTCACCTACGCACCCCACAAAGACAAGACACCATGAAGCTACCTGCTCTGTTCAAGCCTAAAGAACCCACCTCCAAGCAACCATGGCAATGGCCTTCATGCAAGCACCCCAAGACCCTTTCTTTCCGAGCAGGTGACGACGTTTTCAAGACCGTTAACTCCATGTTCTTCGACCCTAACAGCAACAATGACAGTGGTGTTGAAACCCCACAGTCATGGTTCACCAACTCTTCCGACTCACCCAGTTtatccaccaccaccaccaacgACTCAGATCATCAAGGCTTTGATGGTGAGTCTTTAGAGACAGTCGTCCGTGGAGCTCGTTCCGAGAGGCTGTTCTTCGAGCCAGGCGGTGACACGAGTTCCATCCTCGAAGAAGCCAAAGCAGCCGGTGGTGGTGGTGATGGGTTGTTCCCGTTCAAAGAAAGCGTGATTCTAGCTATGGAATCTGATGATCCGTACGTGGACTTTCGTAAGTCGATGGAAGAGATGGTGGAGACACATGGGATGAAAGATTGGGAATGGTTAGAACAACTGTTGGGATGGTATTTGAAGGTGAATGGGAAGAACAACCATGGATTTATAATCGGAGCTTTCATTGATCTGCTTGTAGCTATCACTTCTTCCTCTGATTCCACTTCTTATTCTTCTGCTCTCTCTTCTTTCCCTTCATCTCCTCTTTGTTCAACTGAAGGAGATGTGGATGAATTTCAACTCCAACAAAACATTGTTTTGCCTTAGAATCACAGGTCGTTGGATGATGGCTTCTTTTTGGCTGTATAGTATTGATCACCATTGCATATGTAATAGATGTTATTATAATTAACTGCAGTAAATTTCGAGGTAGAAAGTGAATCAAAATTCCATATAATTATCGTTAGGTTTTTTTGTGACCCCtatttaaattattgtatatACGTTCTGTTTTCATCTCTTTTTGCTTTTATAACATTATTAGTTTAATTTAGATTATTTATATCCTTGTTGATTTACTCTTAGCTCAAGTAGT
Protein-coding sequences here:
- the LOC121218602 gene encoding transcription repressor OFP13; translation: MKLPALFKPKEPTSKQPWQWPSCKHPKTLSFRAGDDVFKTVNSMFFDPNSNNDSGVETPQSWFTNSSDSPSLSTTTTNDSDHQGFDGESLETVVRGARSERLFFEPGGDTSSILEEAKAAGGGGDGLFPFKESVILAMESDDPYVDFRKSMEEMVETHGMKDWEWLEQLLGWYLKVNGKNNHGFIIGAFIDLLVAITSSSDSTSYSSALSSFPSSPLCSTEGDVDEFQLQQNIVLP